The nucleotide window GTCTGATGGTTTCAGCTGCttatgtaattaaaattcttttttaaaaaaatcttgaagaatGAAAACAAGCTTTACTTTTGCCACCATCAAAAAATTGTTGTGATATTGAAATTCTCAGTTGACAGAACAGCCCAGGcataaacttttttcttttcctcaaCGTTCCTATTTATTCTCCTCCAGTTTCATTGTTTCCattaacatgatttttttttcctttttataaaaatgttCATTGTTTTCAGGCTTTCTATCATATTTGAGAATTCTCTGTATATGCAAATTTATGTGCTGGTAATATTGTTAGCTTGTTTGTAATGGCACAAGGGTAAAATTGTTCCTTTCCTTTTACAGGTAAAACTAAGTGCATTTTGGCACTTTAAGGTGTGACGTAGTAGTTAATGATTTAATTTTCGTAGTGGCAAAAATGTTGGGTAATTTTTTCCGATCCATTCAAGCATTGATAAACAAAGACCAGAGTTATCCATTACGTGTGTTGGTGGGATGTAGTAGGTGGTCCGCGAAATTAGTTAAAGCGCACATAAGCTTTCCTGGGCACTGTGGGTTTGGGAAGAGGAAAAAGAGAATTTTGACTTATTCATTAGAAGGCATTattttaataagaaaaactGTCAAGTACTACTCGTTTTGTGAACAATTTGGGAGGGAAGAAGTATATTGTCATAACAAACGATGACATATAAATATGCGGAGCCACATGACAAATAGACAATGTAGATAAATGTGGCTAAAAGAAGCTATGCTTCTTTGCTCTTCTATCCCAACTACAAAAAACTGCTTTTTCATCTCTGCCACAAATATCCCATTTTCTTCATCTCCAAATCCTCCTTTCCTCCTCAGATTTCATACTTCTCACCGCGAAAATCTCCGTTATCTAAAATCTCTTGGAATTATTAAGCCTGGTACCAAAATCTATAAAACAACCCCATCCCCAGAATCCCTTTCCCAAATTTTATCCACTGTGAACTTCCTCAATTCCCAAGGCTTCTCCCAGGCTGATATATCCAGAATTGCTCTTGTTTGTGACCATGTATTTTCTCCTGAATTTAATGTTGAATCTGTATTTGATTTCTTCAAGTTTGATTTAGCTGCAACCCCAGGAGAAACTCAAGGTTTAATTCTTCGATGCCCTCAAATTCTTGAATCCAATGTCCAATTCTGTTTGAGACCAACACTGCTTTATCTTAAAGAATTAGACATTGGAAATTTGAACTTGCCAACAAACTTAAATGCTCATCTACTGAATACCCGAGTGgataaattgcaagaaaaagtTACATTTTTGCAGGGAATTGGGTTTTCTTATGAAGAATCAGCCAAGTTTTGTGCTAGATTTCCTGCTATATTTGGTTATAGCATTGAACACAACTTGTGGCCAAAGTATGAGTATTTGGCTGAGGGTATGAAGAGGGATATTGAGGAACTGAAACTGTTCCCTCAGTACTTTGCTTTCAGCCTTAGAAACCGGATTGTTCCTAGACATTTGCATCTCAAGGAAAGAAATGTTGCAATTCCCTTGAAAAGAATGTTGCTGTGGAGTGATCAAAGATTTTATGCTAAATGGAAATGATTTTCTTTATTCTCCTTCATGTCTTATTACATAACGTTGTATCTGTATTTTTTTGAAAGTGACGCAGTTGTCAAGTGGTGAAAGattaatttcatgtaaatatatttcatcAGGTTGTCACAAATATAATGCATCGTCTTTAAATTAATCGGTCTTATTTGGTAGTTTATTCATTTTCCGATCCCGAACCCTTCCTTGCACAATTAAAGGTGTGAGAAGAGGGTCAAAGGACGGTGATTCAGACAAACTTCCAATTACACAAAGAATGAACCATCAAAATAGCAAAATTTAGAATGAATACAACAAGCATGGTGCCAACTTTGTATCTCGAACCAAGTACATCAGGTAACACTTTGACAATATAATGCAAAATATACGGACTAGAACTATCAACTCTTTCCTtcgaaccaaa belongs to Solanum stenotomum isolate F172 chromosome 1, ASM1918654v1, whole genome shotgun sequence and includes:
- the LOC125868238 gene encoding LOW QUALITY PROTEIN: transcription termination factor MTEF1, chloroplastic (The sequence of the model RefSeq protein was modified relative to this genomic sequence to represent the inferred CDS: substituted 1 base at 1 genomic stop codon), coding for MRSHMTNRQCRXMWLKEAMLLCSSIPTTKNCFFISATNIPFSSSPNPPFLLRFHTSHRENLRYLKSLGIIKPGTKIYKTTPSPESLSQILSTVNFLNSQGFSQADISRIALVCDHVFSPEFNVESVFDFFKFDLAATPGETQGLILRCPQILESNVQFCLRPTLLYLKELDIGNLNLPTNLNAHLLNTRVDKLQEKVTFLQGIGFSYEESAKFCARFPAIFGYSIEHNLWPKYEYLAEGMKRDIEELKLFPQYFAFSLRNRIVPRHLHLKERNVAIPLKRMLLWSDQRFYAKWK